Proteins encoded within one genomic window of Nomia melanderi isolate GNS246 chromosome 8, iyNomMela1, whole genome shotgun sequence:
- the MTA1-like gene encoding metastasis associated 1-like isoform X13: MKHRELFLSRQVETMPATHIRGKCCVTLLNETESLLSYLNKEDSFFYCLVFDPAQRTLLADKGEIRVGSKYQADGIAPAPLTPAERESDPRRLQDLETLVWTPRHSLTDRQIDQFLVVSRSVGTFARALDCSSSVKQPSLHMSAAAASRDITLFHAMDTLHRHNYDVAKAMSSLVPSTGPVLCRDEMEEWSASEANLFEEALDKYGKDFADIRQDFLPWKTLKNVIEYYYMWKTTDRYVQQKRVKAVEAESKLKQVYIPNYNKTAPPTTAPSAATIVPLGNNNSNSNGKPTSVLNGNSNGSMATDNSGILMVGVGGKPCESCQVMQSPQWYAWGPSHMQCRLCQSCWTYWKKYGGLKVGLYVPSRIDDVDLERKRGGAGSDEESKGIGGAHRPHRCSIPSCGKEFKLKAHLSRHYASAHGVDLRGSGASGGGSGGSPRPVMKTRSAFYLRTSALARAARRLCAAQLRTRHAARAPHQPVNAAPLRHLCASPQLTSKSPAELRILARAVRPRPRPRVTDIATRLGDHPAPRQPGDWDWLALTAPAQRKQPDRVSFPRPPKAPDGSLLYERVPNKSEVDRLPVTPPQPQPSMQTQQTIMKRTRPPFDEINGSDGFYSDMDWDEGIALSAGLPGGPPAKRAHHSQQLHPKHTLEHTAPPVLPLVPPLNGRAAHPHTLPHGPPLSRSNARKQVISWMDAPDDVYFRASDQTKRLRRSLSSVELRRAARKPWRRLPAPLHPPHPQRAVRGDDMVVILD; this comes from the exons ATGAAGCACAGAGAATTATTTCTATCGCGACAGGTAGAAACAATGCCTGCGACGCATATAAGGGGCAAATGCTGTGTAACATTGTTAAATGAAACAGAATCTTTACTGAGCTATCTAAATAAAGAAGATTCTTTCTTCTATTGTTTAGTATTTGATCCTGCTCAACGTACTTTACTTGCTGACAAAG GCGAAATTAGAGTAGGCAGCAAATATCAAGCTGATGGTATAGCTCCAGCTCCACTTACTCCCGCTGAAAGAGAATCAGATCCTCGTAGGTTGCAGGATTTAGAGACTTTGGTTTGGACTCCGCGACATTCGCTAACAGATCGACAAATCGATCAATTCCTTGTTGTCAGTAGATCAGTAGGCACATTCGCAAGAGCATTAGACTGTTCATCTTCAGTTAAACAACCCTCTTTACATATGTCTGCAGCAGCTGCATCGAGAGATATTACTCTT TTCCACGCAATGGATACTTTGCATCGGCATAATTATGATGTCGCAAAAGCAATGTCATCTTTAGTGCCTAGTACTGGTCCAGTATTATGCAGAGATGAAATGGAAGAATGGAGTGCATCTGAAGCTAATCTTTTTGAGGAGGCTCTTGATAAATATGGCAAAGATTTCGCTGATATTCGTCAAGATTTT TTGCCGTGGAAAACTTTAAAGAACGTTATCGAATACTATTACATGTGGAAAACAACTGATAGATATGTACAACAAAAGAGGGTAAAGGCTGTAGAAGCTGAAAGTAAACTAAAACAGGTTTACATACCAAATTATAATAAGACAGCTCCACCTACAACTGCACCTTCCGCGGCAACAATTGTACCTCTCGGCAACAATAATAGCAACAGTAACGGAAAACCAACCAGTGTTCTCAATGGCAATAGCAATGGTAGTATGGCGACTGATAATTCTGGTATACTGATGGTCGGGGTTGGCGGAAAACCATGCGAAAGTTGTCAAGTTATGCAGAGTCCACAGTGGTACGCTTGGGGTCCATCGCATATGCAATGCCGTCTTTGTCAATCATGTTGGACGTACTGGAAGAAATACGGTGGCCTCAAGGTAGGTTTATAC GTTCCATCACGTATCGATGATGTTGActtagaaagaaaaagaggcgGCGCAGGCTCAGATGAAGAAAGTAAAGGAATTGGTGGTGCTCATAGACCTCATCGATGTAGCATTCCTTCTTGCGGGAAAGAATTTAAGCTCAAGGCGCATCTGAGTCGCCATTATGCAAGTGCTCATGGTGTTGATTTACGTGGAAGCGGAGCAAGTGGAGGAGGTAGTGGTGGATCCCCCAGGCCTGTTATGAAAACTCGTTCTGCATTTTATTTACGTACTTCAGCATTAGCGCGTGCTGCGCGAAGACTATGTGCAGCGCAATTACGCACACGTCACGCGGCACGAGCACCCCATCAACCTGTAAATGCAGCGCCATTGCGACACCTTTGCGCTTCACCTCAGTTGACGTCAAAAAGTCCTGCAGAGTTACGTATTTTAGCACGAGCTGTACGACCTCGACCTCGTCCTCGCGTCACAGACATAGCAACGCGTTTAGGTGATCACCCTGCTCCTCGACAACCTGGGGACTGGGATTGGTTAGCCCTTACGGCACCAGCACAACGAAAACAACCTGATCGAGTTTCTTTTCCCAGACCGCCAAAGGCACcag ATGGAAGTCTGTTATATGAAAGAGTACCAAATAAGTCTGAAGTGGATAGGCTTCCAGTGACTCCGCCTCAACCACAACCCAGTATGCAGACGCAACAAACAATCATGAAACGCACAAGACCTCCATTTGACGAAATCAACGGATCTGA TGGCTTCTACTCTGACATGGATTGGGATGAAG GTATTGCCCTAAGTGCAGGGCTCCCTGGTGGACCACCTGCAAAAAGGGCTCATCATTCTCAACAGTTACATCCCAAACATACTTTGGAACACACCGCACCTCCTGTTCTTCCATTAGTACCGCCACTCAATGGAAGAGCCGCTCATCCACATACTTTGCCTCACGGTCCACCCTTGTCTAGAAGTAATGCGCGTAAACAAGTGATTTCATGGATGGACGCACCTGACGACGTTTACTTCCGCGCTTCAGATCAGACCAA AAGACTTAGAAGATCCCTTTCATCCGTGGAACTTCGAAGAGCAGCGCGCAAACCTTGGCGTAGATTACCAGCTCCATTACATCCTCCTCATCCGCAGAGAGCAGTGCGCGGCGATGACATGGTTGTCATTTTGGACTGA